ATGCGGGAGCGTGATGGGATGCGGCATGCAAAGGGATGCAGGAGCACGACAGGATGCAGGCGTGCGAGGGGATGTGGGCGTGCAAGGGGATGGGGGTGTGCGAGGGGATGTGGGCGTGCAAGGAGATACGGAAGCGCAAGGGGATGCGGGCATGCGAGGAGATATGGGCGTGCGAGGGGATGCGGGCGTGCAAGGGGATGCGGGAACGTGACGGGATGCGGGATGCAAAGGGATGCGGGAGCACAACAGGATGCAGGCGTGCGAGGGGATGTGGGCGTGCAAGGGGATGGGGGTGTGCGAGGGAATGTGGGTGTGCAAGGAGATGCGGAAGCGCAAGGGGATGCAGGCGTGCGAGGGGATGTGGGTGTGCGAGGGGATGCGGGAACGTGACGGGATGCGGGATGCAAAGGGATGCGGGAGCACAACAGGATGCAAGCGTGCGAGGGGATGTGGGCGTGCAAGGGGATGGGGGTGTGCGAGGGGATGTGGGTGTGCAAGGAGATGCGGAAGCGCAAGGGGATGCGGGCGGGTGAGGGGATGCGCGTGTGCGAGGGGATGTGGGCGTGCGAGGGGATGTGGGCGTGCGAGGGGATGCGGGAGCGTGATGGGATGCGGGATGCAAAGGGATGCGGGAGCACAACAGGATGCGGGAGCGCGAAAGGATGCAGGCGTGCGAGGGGATGTGGGCGTGCAAGGGGATGTGGGAGCGCGATGGGATGCGGGCGTGCGAGGGGATGTGGGTGTGCGAGGGGATGTGGGAGCGCGATGGGATGCGGGCGTGCAAGGGGATGCAGGAGCACGACAGGATGCAGGCGTGCGAGGGGATGTGGGTGTGCGAGGCGATGTGGCCGTGCAGGGGGATGCGGGCGTGCGAGGGGATGGGGGCGTGCAAGGGGATGCAGGAGCGCAACGGGATGCGAAGGCATGCAGAAGTGTGACGGGACATGGGCGTGCAAGGAGATGTGGGCGTGCAAGGAGATGCGGAAGTGCAAGGGGATGTGGGCGTGCAAGGGGATGTGGGCGTGCAAAGGGATGCGAGAGTGCGAGGGGATGCAGATGTGCAAGGGAATGTGGGAGTGTGACGGGATATGGGCGTGCAGGGGCATGTGGGCGTGCAAAGGGATGCGGGATGCAAAGGGATGGGGGAGCGCAACAGGATATGGGCGTGCAAAGGGGATGCGGGCGTGCAAGGGGATGCAGGATGCGAAGGGATGCAAGAGTGCAAGGGCATGTGGGCGTGCAAAGGGATGCGGGATGCAAAGGGATGCGAGAGTGCAACGGGATGTGGCTGTGCAAGGGCATGTGGCCATGCCAGGGGATGTGGGTGTGCAAAGGGATGTGGGCGTGCAAGGGAATGTGGGCATGCAAGGGGATGGGGGCGTGCAAGGGGATGTGGGCGTGCAAAGGGATGCGGGATGCGAAGGGATGAGGGAATGCGATGGGATATGGGCGTGCAAAGGAGTGTGGGCGTGCAAAGGGATGCAGGAACACGATGGGATGCGGGAATGCGACAGGATGCGGGCGTGCAAAGGGATGCGGGCGTGCGAAGGGATGTGGGTGTGCAAAGGGATGCGGGCGTGCGAAGGGATGTGGGTGTGCAAAGGGACGCAGGCGTGCAAAGGGATGCGGGAGGGCGATGGGATGCGGGAGCACGACGGGATGCGGGATGCGAAGGGACGCGGGCGTGCAAAGGGACACAGGAGTGCGACGGGATGCGGGCGTGCAACGGGATACAGGCGTGCAACGGGATACAGGCGTGCGAAGGGATGCAGGCGTGCGACGGGACGCAGGCGTGCAAAGGGCTGCGGGCGTGTGAAGGGGTGTGGGAGTGCGAAGGGCAGCGGGCGTGCGACGGGACCTATATGTGCGACGGGACACGAGCAGGCAATGGGACCGCTACGGGCGACGGGACGTGGGCGTGCGACAGGACGTGGGCGTGCAACGGGACCTGTACGTGCAACAGGACATGAGCAGGCAGCGGGACCTGTACGGGCAACGGGACCTCTACGTGCGGCAGGACGTGGGCGTGCAACGGGACCTCTACGTGCAAGAAGACGTGGGTGTGCAACGGGACCTATACGTGCAACAAGACGTGGGCGTGCAACGGGACCTGGGCGTGCGACCGGACCTAGGTGTGCGACAAGGCATGGGCGTGCGACGGGACCTATACGTGCAACAGGACGTGGGCGTGCAACAGGACGTGGGCGTGCAACGGGACGTGGGCGTGCAATGGGACGTGGGCGTGCAACGGGACCTCTATGTGCACCAGGACGTGGGCGTGCAACGGGACCTGTACGTGCACCGGGACGTGGGCGTGCACAGGGATGTGGGCGTGCAACGGGAGGTGGGCGTGCAACGGGAGGTGGGCGTGCAACAGCATCTGCGGCAGGACACACAAAGGGACCTGGGCGTGCAGCGGGGCGTGCAAGAGGACGCGGGCGTGCAACGGGGCGTGGGCGTGCAAGAGGAGAGGGACGTGCAACAGGACACGGACGTGCAACGGGACTCAAGCGTGCAACGGGACGCGGACGTGCAACGGGATGAAGACGTGCAACGGGCCGAAGACGTGCACGAGGACATGCAAGGGGCCGTGCGACAGCCCCCGGGCGTGCAAGAGGATGCGGGCGTCTGACGGGGCGTGCGACAGGACTTGGACGTGCAACGGGACGTGCGAGGGGATGGGCACCCCTCCccccacccatgggacccccccagagacaccccccccagggacccctccCCCACCcgtgggacccccccacccccaccccccacccatccccccccggggcaggggaCACCCGGCACGAGTGCACGAGccgggcacacgcgtgtgcaagggGACCGTCGTGAGCAGGGAGCGGCGCGCGTGTGCACGGCTGGGGCCGGCCTTTTGCACGCCCGCTTGGGGCTTCGCACGGCTGGTGCGTGTGCAAATCGCacggctggggggggaggggctgacCCCGCGCGCGTGCAACTCGCACGCGCGTGGCGATCGCATGGGCGCGAGGAGGCGGCGTGCGAGGCCCGCGCGTGCGCGCGGGCTGTTTTTGCACGGATCGCACGCGCGCAGGTCGCGTGCGCGTGAACGGGCGGTGTGCGCAACGGTTGTGCACGTGCGCAGGTTGCACACGCGTGCGGGTGTGCGGGGGTGGCGTGCGTGCACGgaggcaggcgtgcgtgggggtGCGTGTGCTGCTTGTGCTTGTGTCACGCTTGCACGCGCATGCACACGTGTGGGGGTCTTCCCGTGCGGGCGCACGCGTGCTTTCCCAGCTACGCGCACACGCGCGTGTTCCCGGTGACGCACACGTGCCCTTGCACGCGCATGTGCCCTCGTGCACGTGCCCCTCCCCATGCACGCGCATTCCCTGGCATACCCACTCGTGCCCGTGCACGCGCATGTGCcgttgcacacacacacccccattcccttgcacacacacacacacacacgtgtccGCGTGCCCTCGTGCATCCCTGTGCACGTGTCCCTTGCACACCCCCACGTGCCCTTGCACGCACACAGCTCCGTGCACTCCCCTTCCCTTGCACACACGTCCCCATGGGCGCACGCGCGGGCCCTTTCACGCATACATGCACTCATGCTCCTTGCACACGCGTGCCCCTTACACGCCCACACTTGTGCCCTCTcgcacacacacgcacccacATGCCCCTTGCACACACGCGTGCCCCTTACACCCACGCTTGTGCCCCTGCACACCCACAGtgccctcacacacacacacttgtgccCTTGCACACTCACTCCCCAACGTGCCCCTTGCACACCCACCCACGTGCCCTTACACGCGCACGTGCCGAGCGCACACACACAGTTGTGCCCTTGCACATCCAGGTAGGCCTTGCACACACACTTgtgccctgtcccccccccacacacacacttgtgaCCTTGCACACCCACATACACGCAGGCCCCACGCACACCCGGCCCCTCCACGTGCCCCTCGCACACACCCACATGCACACTTGTGCCCTTGCACACCCACGTGCCCCCTGCACACCCAAATACACATTAGTGCCCCTTGCATGTACACACTTGTGCCCTCACACACCCCCACGTGCCCCTCGCACACCCACTCGTGCCCTTGCACACTCACATTCCCCTCACACACACTCGTGCCCTCGCACACTCACATGCCCCTCACACACCCCCACTTGTGCCCTTGCACACCCACGTGCCCCTCGCACACATACTTGTGCCCTCACACACCCCCACgtgcccctcacacacacacgtgcCCTTGCACACCCACGTGCCCCTCGCACACCCACTCGTGCCCTCACACAGCCACGTGCCCCTCACACCCACTCGTGCCCTCGCACACCCATGTGCCCCTCGCACACCCACTCGTGCCCTCACACACCCCCACGTGCCCCTCACACCCACTCGTGCCCTTGCACACTCACGTGCCCCTCGCACACCCACTCGTGCCCTCGCACACCCACGTGCCCCTCGCACACATACTTGTGCCCTCACACAGCCCCACGTGCCCCTCGCACACCCACTCGTGCCCTCACACACCCCCACGTGCCCCTCACGCCCACTCGTGCCCTTGCACACTCACGTGCCCCTCGCACACACACTTGTGCCCTTACACCCCCACgtgcccctcacacacacacgtgcCCTTGCACACCCACGTGCCCCTCGCACACCCACTCGTGCCCTCGCACAGCCACGTGCCCCTCACACCCACTCGTGCCCTCGCACACCCACGTGCCCCTCGCACACCCACTCGTGCCCTCACACACCCCCACGTGCCCCTCACACACACTCGTGCCCTCGCACACTCACTTGCCCCTCGCACACACACTTGTGCCCTTGCACACTCACGTGCCCCTCACACCCACTCGTGCCCTCACACAGCCCCACGTGCCCCTCGCACAACCACTCGTGCCCTCACACACCCCCACGTGCCCCTCACACCCACTCGTGCCCTTGCACACCCACGTGCCCCTCACACCCACTCGTGCCCTCACACAGCCCCACATGCGCCTCGCACACCCACTCGTGCCCTCACACACCCCCACGTGCCCCTCACACCCACTCGTGCCCCTGCACACCCACGTGCCCCTCGCACACACACTTGTGCCCTCACACACCCCCACGTGCCCCTCACACCCACTCGTGCCCTTGCACACCCACGTGCCCCTCACACCCACTCGTGCCCTTGCACACTCACGTGCCCCTCGCACACACACTTGTGCCCTCACACAGCCCCACGTGCCCCTCACACCCACTCGTGCCCTCGCACACTCACGTGCCCCTCGCACACACACTTGTGCCCTCACACAGCCCCACGTGCCCCTCACACCCACTCGTGCCCTTGCACACCCACGTTCCTTCACACCCACTCGTGCCCTTGCACACTCACGTgcccctcgcacacacacactcgTGCCCTTGCACACTCACGTGCCCCTCACACCCACTCGTGCCCTCGCACACCCACGTGCCCCTCGCACACCCACTCGTGCCCTCGCACACCCCCACgtgcccctcgccccccccctcGTGCCCTcgcacccccacccctcccccccgcatGCACACGTgaccccccgcccctcccccccggcctcggccgTCTCTAAGGGCTCTCGTGTCGTcgcgcctcgccccgccccccgccccgccccctccgagGCAACGACCAATCACACGAATGTCTTCCAATGCCCcgcccgcccctcgccccgccccccacctGGGGCCcctcctggggggggaggggggggacccccCAGATACACTGTGACCCCAGCGGGGAGGCGGCAATTAGGCTCTAATTAACCCCCCCGGGCTTAATTACCCCTCCCCCCCGGGCTTAATTACCCCCCCGGGGTTTAATTATTCCCCTCCCCCAGGGCTTAATTACCCCCCCCCGggtttaattccccccccccaatatagaaaggccccccctcccccccccaggtcccaggtgcccctccccccccctcgccgcccctccccccgctccgccggcgctgcccctcccccccccggtgTATAAAGGATCGGgtgtaattaattaattaacgaCTTAATTAACggattttatttgcaaatataaaGGATCGGAGAAAGAagcccctccccccctcccccctccttgcGTGTGCAAAGGGGCGTgcaaaggggggtggggggcggggtgGGTGTGCAAGGGGGGGCGGGTGTGCAAAGGGGCGTGCAAGGGGTTGGGTGTGCAAAGGGGGCGTGCAAAGGGGGAGGGGGCGTGCAAAGGGGCGTGCAAAGGGGCGTGCAAGGGGGCAGGTGTGCAAGGGGGCGTGCAAAGGGGCGTGGGAGGGATGATGGGTGTGCAAGGAGGGGTGTGTGCAAAGGGGCGTGCAAGGGGTTGGGTGTGCAAAGGGGCGTGGGAAGGTTGATGTGCAAGGGGGTGGGTGTGCAAGGGGGAGTGCAAAGGGGCGTGGGAGGGTGGACGAGTGTGCAAAGGGCTGTGTGAGGGTTGATGGGTGTGCAAAGGGGCGTGGGGGAGGGTGGGTGAGTGTGCAAAGGGGCGTGCGAGGGTTGAGGGGTGTGCCAATGGGCCACGGGTGTGCAAAGGGGGGTCCGAGTGTGCAAAGGGGCGTGCGGGGGGGTGCAGAGGGCGGGTGGGAGGGGGGGTGAGTGTGCAAGGGGGCGTGCGAGGGTCGGTGGGTGTGCAAAGGGGCGTGTGCGAGGGTGGGTGTGCAAAAGGGGcgtgggggaggggggtgagtgTGCAAAGGGGTGTGCGAGGCTGGGTGGGTGTGCAAAAGGGGCGTGCAAATGGGGAGGGGCGTGCAAGGGCGGGTGCCAAGGGCCGTGCAACGGCGAACGGGCGTGCAAAAGGGGCGGGGCAACACGGAGCTCCTCCCACTCACCCTCAAGCCCCGCCCCCTGGCCCGGGCCGCAGCGGCGGGGAGCCACGCCCC
This genomic interval from Accipiter gentilis unplaced genomic scaffold, bAccGen1.1, whole genome shotgun sequence contains the following:
- the LOC126037264 gene encoding LOW QUALITY PROTEIN: golgin subfamily A member 6-like protein 1 (The sequence of the model RefSeq protein was modified relative to this genomic sequence to represent the inferred CDS: deleted 2 bases in 1 codon), with product HGHMPLHSHIPLHSRIPLHSHIPLHICIPSHSRIPLHAHIPLHAHIPLHFRISLHAHISLHAHVPSHFCMPSHPSHTPIPLHAHIPSHACILLCSRIPLSRIPSRSRIPLHARIPSHAHISSHARIPLRFRISLHAHI